The following proteins come from a genomic window of Camelus dromedarius isolate mCamDro1 chromosome 29, mCamDro1.pat, whole genome shotgun sequence:
- the VPS33B gene encoding vacuolar protein sorting-associated protein 33B gives MAFPHRPDAPELPDFSMLKRLARDQLIYLLEQLPGKKDLFIEADLMSPLDRIANVSILKQHEVDKLYKVENKPALSSSEQLCFLVRPRIKNMRYIASLVNADKLAGRTRKYKVIFSPQKFYACEMVLEEEGIYGDVSCDEWAFSLLPLDVDLLSMELPEFFRDYFLEGDQRWINTVAQALHLLSTLYGPFPYCYGIGRCAKMSHELWRNLEEEEDGETKGRRPEIGHIFLLDRDMDFVTALCSQVVYEGLVDDTFRIKCGSVDFGPEVTSSDKSLKVLLNAEDKVFNEIRNEHFSNVFGFLSQKARNLQAQYDRRRGMDIKQMKNFVSQELKGLKQEHRLLSLHIGACESIMKKKTKQDFQELIKTEHALLEGFNIRESTNYIEEHIDRQVSPIESLRLMCLLSITENGLIPKDYRSLKTQYLQSYGPEHLLTFSNLRRAGLLTEQAPGDTLTAVESKVSKLVTDKAAGKITDAFSSLAKRSNFRAISKKLNLIPRVDGEYDLKVPRDMAYVFSGAYVPLSCRIIEQVLERRSWQGLDEVVRLLNCSELAFTDMTKEDKASSESLRLILVVFLGGCTFSEISALRFLGREKGYRFIFLTTAVTNSARLMEAMSEVKA, from the exons CTTCCAGGAAAAAAGGACTTGTTCATTGAGGCAGATCTCATGAGCCCTTTGGATCGAATCGCCAATGTCTCCATCCTAAAG CAACATGAAGTAGACAAACTGTACAAAGTGGAGAACAAGCCAGCTCTCAGCTCCAGTGAACA ATTGTGCTTCTTGGTCAGACCTCGCATCAAGAATATGCGGTACATTGCTA GTCTTGTCAATGCTGACAAATTGGCTGGCCGAACTCGTAAATACAAAGTGATCTTCAGCCCTCAGAAG ttttatgCGTGTGAGATGGTGCTTGAGGAAGAGGGCATCTATGGAG ATGTGAGCTGTGACGAATGGGCCTTCTCTTTGCTGCCTCTTGATGTGGATCTGTTGAGCATGGAACTCCCAGAATTTTTCAGGGACTACTTTCTG GAAGGAGATCAGCGCTGGATCAACACTGTGGCACAGGCCTTGCACCTCCTCAGCACTCTCTATGGACCTTTTCCTTACTGCTATGGAATTGGCAGGTGTGCCAAG ATGTCACATGAATTGTGGAGgaacctggaggaggaggaggatggtgaAACCAAGGGCCGAAGGCCAGAAATTGGACATATCTTTCTCCTGGACAGAG ACATGGACTTCGTGACGGCACTTTGCTCCCAGGTGGTTTACGAGGGCCTGGTGGATGACACCTTCCGTATCAAATGTG GGAGTGTTGACTTTGGCCCAGAAGTCACATCCTCTGACAAGAGCCTGAAGGTGCTACTCAATGCCGAGGACAAG GTGTTTAATGAGATTCGTAATGAGCATTTCTCCAATGTCTTTGGCTTCTTGAGCCAGAAGGCCCGGAACTTGCAGGCCCAGTATGAC CGCCGGAGAGGCATGGACATCAAGCAGATGAAGAACTTCGTGTCACAGGAGCTCAAGGGACTGAAACAGGAGCACCGCCTGCTGAGCCTCC ATATTGGGGCCTGTGAATCCATCATGAAGAAGAAAACCAAGCAGGACTTCCAGGAGCTCATCAAGACTGAGCATG CGCTACTGGAGGGCTTCAACATCCGGGAAAGCACCAACTACATTGAAGAGCACATAGACCGGCAG GTGTCACCTATAGAAAGCCTTCGCCTCATGTGCCTTTTGTCCATCACTGAGAATG GTTTGATCCCCAAGGATTACCGATCCCTGAAAACCCAGTATCTGCAG AGCTATGGCCCTGAGCACCTGCTCACCTTCTCCAATCTGCGGCGAGCTGGGCTCCTAACAGAGCAGGCCCCGGGGGACACCCTCACAGCTGTAGAGAGTAAAGTGAGCAAGCTGGTAACGGACAAGGCTGCAG GAAAGATTACTGATGCCTTCAGTTCTTTGGCCAAGAGGAGCAATTTTCGTGCCATCAGCAAGAAGCTGAATCTG ATCCCACGTGTGGATGGCGAGTATGATCTGAAAGTGCCACGCGACATGGCGTATGTGTTCAGTGGGGCTTATGTGCCCCTGAGCTGCCGAATCATTGAGCAG GTGCTGGAGCGGCGAAGCTGGCAGGGCCTGGATGAAGTGGTGCGGCTGCTCAACTGCAGTGAGTTGGCATTCACAG ACATGACCAAGGAAGACAAGGCTTCCAGCGAGTCCCTGCGCCTCATCTTGGTGGTGTTCTTGGGTGGCTGCACGTTCTCGGAGATCTCAGCCCTCCGATTCCTGGGCAGAGAGAAAG GGTACAGGTTCATTTTTCTGACAACAGCAGTCACCAACAGCGCTCGCCTTATGGAGGCCATGAGTGAGGTGAAAGCCTGA